One part of the Parambassis ranga chromosome 8, fParRan2.1, whole genome shotgun sequence genome encodes these proteins:
- the nudt9 gene encoding ADP-ribose pyrophosphatase, mitochondrial: MLSLISLPGMVCLVLRIGSIRLALTLLGLPHTACPSGLRPAVSCSLSHLFRTTTTTRAVSTSCCNLYTTTVRTMPSSTVPHVKARCRQYPGSKIERLLVPDEKVDWAQSWPQYDPVDYTDPAVLKKPVWADPEIGSFSPQFNTVDGNVDRTSFEGIYSVENGKPLNPLGRTGLTGRGLLGRWGPNHAADPIVTRWKVDPEGAKIHHSVSKQPILQFVSIKRKDCGEWAIPGGMVDPGEQVSLTLQREFSEEALNSLSVPPAERALIYERITQLFSSPGFQVFKGYVDDPRNTDNSWMETVAVNFHDDSGNSVSELPLQAGDDAGQVQWVDVDSSFALYASHSHFLELVAKERNAHW; this comes from the exons ATGTTGTCATTAATTTCACTTCCCGGAATGGTCTGTTTAGTGCTGCGGATCGGCTCGATACGCTTAGCGCTGACTCTGCTCGGACTCCCGCACACCGCCTGCCCCTCAGGACTCAG gccTGCTGTCTCTTGCTCATTGTCTCATCTGTTCAGGACTACTACAACCACCAGAGCTGTTAGTACCAGTTGCTGCAACCTTTACACGACCACTGTCAGAACCATGCCATCATCAACGGTCCCTCATGTAAAGGCCAGATGCCGTCAGTATCCAGGGTCCAAAATCGAGCGTCTCCTGGTGCCTGATGAGAAGGTGGACTGGGCTCAGAGCTGGCCGCAGTATGATCCAGTCGACTACACGGACCCTGCTGTTTTAAAGAAGCCGGTATGGGCAGATCCTGAGATCGG ctcATTCTCCCCTCAGTTCAACACCGTGGATGGTAACGTGGACAGGACAAGCTTTGAAGGCATCTACAGTGTGGAAAATGGAAAGCCTCT AAATCCTCTCGGACGCACTGGACTGACAGGCAGAGGTTTGCTGGGACGATGGGGACCCAATCATGCAGCTGATCCTATCGTCACAAG atGGAAAGTCGACCCAGAGGGAGCAAAGATTCATCACTCAGTGTCCAAACAGCCGATTCTGCAGTTTGTGTCCATCAAGAGGAAAGACTGCGGGGAGTGGGCCATTCCTGGG GGGATGGTGGATCCAGGGGAGCAGGTGTCTCTCACGTTGCAGCGTGAGTTCTCAGAGGAGGCGTTGAACTCGCTGTCTGTTCCTCCAGCAGAGAGAGCACTGATCTATGAGCGCATCACTCAACTCTTCAGCTCGCCAGGGTTCCAG gtcTTTAAAGGCTACGTTGATGATCCTAGAAACACTGACAATTCTTGGATGGAGACAGTTGCTGTGAATTTTCATGATGACTCAG gCAACAGCGTGAGCGAGCTGCCGCTGCAAGCGGGAGACGATGCTGGACAGGTGCAGTGGGTGGACGTTGACTCGTCTTTCGCCCTCTATGCAAGTCACTCCCACTTCTTGGAGCTGGTTGCGAAGGAGAGGAATGCCCACTGGTAA
- the LOC114439717 gene encoding uncharacterized protein LOC114439717 gives MSGKIKSRSAANADSISGGVSCDERILRDCHQLYADPDSGLITIAESVGVKLLPPRKKITVMLMGNHSAGKSSFINWYVEEHIQRTGVAIETQGFSFVTSGRKRESLTGNATLHLYPHFKPLQEFRGVSEYLSTEICTSRQKRFSLVTFVDSPGLVDGDMKYPFDVDEVLLWLGDLCDLILVFFDPMGQALCKRTLNIVESLNEKHGDRLRFYLSKADEAGGESDRQRVMMQIVQELCKRPGLNKCGFDMPTIYIPNPNKPSRCVNQIEEVCRTVEKTINQTVQNTLNSLEKDCELISEAITETLSNDRQMSSENRRARCKSCFLTLLGFSVPLALMALLLLGALSKELLEMALGPQGTEALSLYLSPIVRIFDSLSGEQQLYTCAGLVLLSFLLLIIARFSFRTRQTLTGKQKRQLQEKLEYVQEVVKGKKKKLYEEYLRQSVSDQDMDL, from the exons ATGTCCGGGAAAATCAAGAGCCGAAGCGCCGCCAATGCAGACTCGATATCTGGCGGCGTGTCCTGCGATGAGCGCATCTTACGGGATTGTCATCAGCTGTACGCGGATCCAGACAGCG gGCTGATCACTATCGCTGAATCTGTTGGAGTGAAGCTGCTTCCTCccaggaaaaaaatcactgtGATGCTGATGGGCAACCACTCTGCAGGGAAGAGCTCCTTCATCAACTG GTATGTGGAGGAGCACATCCAACGCACTGGAGTGGCCATTGAGACCCAGGGCTTCAGCTTTGTGACGAGTGGACGCAAGAGAGAGTCTCTCACA GGAAATGCCACTCTTCATCTTTATCCACATTTCAAGCCCCTGCAGGAGTTCAGAG gtgtatCTGAGTACTTGAGCACTGAGATCTGCACGTCGCGACAGAAAAGGTTCAGCCTGGTGACGTTTGTGGACTCGCCGGGTTTGGTGGACGGTGACATGAAGTATCCGTTTGACGTGGATGAGGTCCTCCTGTGGCTGG GGGACCTCTGTGACCTGATTCTGGTCTTCTTTGACCCCATGGGTCAGGCTCTGTGCAAGCGCACTCTCAATATTGTGGAGAGCCTGAATGAGAAACATGGAGACCGACTGCGTTTCTACCTGAGCAAGGCTGACGAGGCAGGCGGAGAGTCGGACAGACAG aGAGTCATGATGCAGATCGTCCAGGAGCTCTGCAAACGACCGGGACTCAACAAATGTGGATTTGACATGCCCACAATTTACATTCCAAATCCGAACAAG CCAAGCCGCTGCGTGAACCAGATTGAGGAGGTCTGCCGCACCGTAGAGAAAACCATCAACCAAACAGTCCAGAATACTCTCAACTCTCTGGAGAAGGACTGTGAACTCATCAGTGAGGCCATCACAGAGACGCTCAGCAATGACAG ACAGATGAGCAGTGAGAACCGCCGCGCTCGCTGTAAGAGCTGCTTCCTGACTCTGCTGGGCTTCAGCGTGCCTCTGGCTCTGATGGCCTTGCTGCTGCTGGGCGCTCTGTCCAAGGAGCTGCTGGAGATGGCCCTGGGCCCGCAGGGCACTGAGGCACTGTCGCTCTACCTG AGTCCCATCGTTAGAATATTTGACTCTCTGTCAGGGGAGCAGCAGCTTTACACCTGCGCTGGGCTGGTCCttctgtccttcctcctcctcatcatcgcACGTTTCTCCTTCAG AACTCGACAGACTCTGACGGGCAAACAGAAAAGACaactgcaggagaagctggagTACGTTCAGGAGGTCGTCAAGGGCAAAAAG AAAAAACTGTACGAGGAGTATCTGCGGCAGAGCGTCAGTGATCAGGACATGGACCTGTAA
- the rabep2 gene encoding rab GTPase-binding effector protein 2 — MELSGEKMSSKSEDRETSLQAQLAECRAQVEHWQGVATICELSKQEELAELQKQCDQEIQSLQEALRETAAQYEARIAVLQSQPVEWRRASAQNLIDSRKTKMDASSDSTINSLTDEAAALTEQTASQSAEAEGEGAPLTTDGYFALRNCDSASLSSFSLDTPSLPRKLHAQEDTDSLVSTGTLVPEAIYLPPAGHRLVTHSDWDALNTQLSELRGEVSRLQVEKEKLERELDTQTNHTHKQVSMLQAQVHSSEALLQDIQKSFSQSQNAVQSRLAQLSVSQRKMCNELSRLKGEEVEEEDVPDSSASLQAALHGAHCEERLRIEIVQLREQLDTRTEENEVLEVQLSSLKTETERIQAQKDQVQAELLACRTELEALRVALSHVQSTNKSLSSDKAALHQQGLELRSQVISLRSQVETSQTVQRDFVQLSQSLQVKLELIRQAETLEQVHKLLEDGGSEAAPPPAGDS; from the exons ATGGAGCTGTCAGGCGAGAAGATGAGCTCCAAGAGCGAAGACAGAG AGACAAGCCTGCAGGCCCAGCTAGCCGAGTGCCGAGCTCAGGTCGAGCACTGGCAGGGCGTGGCGACGATTTGCGAGCTGAGCAAACAGGAGGAACTGGCCGAGCTGCAAAAACAATGTGATCAAGAGATCCAGTCTCTGCAGGAGGCTctcagag AGACGGCGGCGCAGTATGAAGCCAGGATAGCGGTTCTGCAGTCTCAGCCGGTGGAGTGGAGGAGAGCCAGCGCACAGAACCTG ATTGACAGCAGGAAAACCAAGATGGATGCCAGCAGTGATTCCACTATCAACAGCCTGACGGACGAGGCGGCGGCATTGACGGAGCAGAcagccagccaatcagcagAGGCGGAGGGTGAAGGAGCTCCGCTGACAACAGATGGTTATTTTGCACTAAGGAACTGTGACTCCGCCTCGctgtcctccttctccttggACACGCCGTCTCTCCCCAGGAAACTCCACGCTCAAGAAGACACCGACTCGCTTGTCTCCACAGGAACTCTGGTGCCTGAAGCCATTTACCTGCCGCCGGCTGGACACCGCCTggtcacacacagtgactgggACGCACTCAACACTCAG CTGTCGGAGCTACGTGGTGAAGTGAGTCGGCTTCAAGTAGAGAAGGAGAAGCTGGAGAGAGAGCTGGACACACAgaccaaccacacacacaaacag gtatCCATGCTGCAGGCTCAGGTCCACTCCTCAGAGGCTCTTCTCCAGGACATACAGAAATcattcagccaatcacagaacGCTGTGCAGAGCCGGCTG GCGCAGTTGTCTGTTTCTCAGAGGAAGATGTGCAACGAGCTGTCCAGGCtgaaaggagaggaggtggaagaggaggacgtACCGGACAGCAGCGCGTCCCTTCAGGCTGCGCTGCAT GGGGCGCACTGTGAGGAGCGCCTTCGCATTGAGATCGTCCAGCTGAGGGAGCAGCTGGACACTCGGACAGAAGAAAACG AAGTTTTAGAGG TGCAGCTTTCCAGTCTGAAGACGGAGACGGAGAGGATCCAGGCTCAGAAGGACCAGGTGCAGGCTGAGCTGCTGGCCTGCCGCACCGAGCTGGAAGCCCTGCGGGTGGCGCTGTCTCATGTCCAAAGCACCAACAAGTCCCTCAGCAGTGACAAA GCGGCGCTGCACCAACAGGGTCTGGAGCTGCGAAGTCAGGTGATCAGCCTGCGCTCTCAAGTTGAAACCAGCCAGACTGTCCAGAGGGACTTCGTCCAGCTGTCCCAGTCCCTGCAG GTGAAACTGGAGCTGATCCGACAGGCAGAGACTCTGGAACAAGTCCATAAACTCCTGGAGGATGGAGGCAGTGAAGCTGCTCCTCCGCCCGCGGGCGATTCGTGA